The DNA segment CTTCAGCTGGGTAAGCTGCCGCTGGATGCGGTTCTCCACAATATCGTAGGCCTGTTCCGGAGGCAGGTTGGAGGTCACCGCCACGGTGAGGAAGGGCTGGGCGTTGATATCGTACTTCTCCACCACCGGATCGCCGGCGTCCTCCGGCAGCGTGCCGGCGATGGACTTCACCTTGTTGGAGACATCCTGGGTCGCCTGCGAGGTGTCCACATCGTAGTCGAACCAGACCACCACAAAGGAGACCCCCTCCAGGGAGTAGCTCTGGATCTTGTCGACCCCCTCCACCTGGGCGGCGGCGTCCTCGACAGGCTTGCTGAGGAGCTGCTCCATCTCGGCGGGACCGGCGCCGCTGTAGGGTGTGGAGACCACCACCACAGGGATGTCCACCTCGGGGAGCAGCGCCACACCGAGATCGAAGTAGCTGTAGATGCCGATCACCACAGCCAGCAGGACCGTGACGCTGGTCAGGACGGGGCGGCGGACGAAAACGCGGATCAGATGCATCGTCTACGGCTCCACCGGCACGGCATCGGGGCTGACGGCCTTCTCCCGGCCGTTCTGGATCCAGACCCTGGCGCCGTCGTAGAGGCTCTCCATCCCCCGGACCACAATCCGTTCACCGGGGTAGAGACGCGAATCCACCTCCACCAGTCCGCCCTGGGCCGCCCCGGTCAGGATGCTCCGCCGCTCCACCTGATCTCCGGAGAGGACAAAGACGTAGTTCTTGCCCTCCTCGCGGCGGATCACCTCGTAGGGCACGGTGACCACGCTTTGCCGGGAGTCCGCCAGCAGCCTGGCCTCCAGATAGGTCCCCGGATAGATGGAAGCCACCGGGTCCAGACGGACGATACAGGGATAGAGGCCCGTGCCCTCCGTCGCCTCGGGATCGATGCGCTTGACGCGGCCTTTGATGACGCTGCCGTCCCGGGAGACACGAACCGGCGCACCTTTGCGGATGGTGCCGGCATCCTGGGGCGGCACATTGATCACCAGTTCCAGGATCTCCATATTGGTCACCCGGAGCAGCTCCCGGCCCGCCTCGGCGATCTCGCCGATTTCGGCGTTCCTGTGGGTGATCACCCCGTCGATCTCGGAACGCACCTTGGTTCGGGAGACGGCGGTGCTCACGCTGCTCAGCCGGGATTTCTTCTGCTTCAGCGCCACATAGGCCTTCTCCACATCCTGTTTGGGCACGCCCCCCGCCTCGTAGAGCTGCTGTTTCCGTTCGTAGTTCCGCTTGGCCTCCCTGTAGTCCGCCACGGCGGCGCTCATGTCGGCGGCCTGGGTCTCCCTGGAGAGTTCCAGCAGCACATCGCCCTCCTCGACGGTGTCGCCCACCTCGACATTGACAGCGGTGATATATTCCCGCACAAAGGAGCCCACCTCCTGTACCACCGAGGCACGCACC comes from the Synergistales bacterium genome and includes:
- a CDS encoding efflux RND transporter periplasmic adaptor subunit, with the protein product MERRRTHRWVRISLWLVLLAAGIGLLVFRLVAPEPSQPPPKNIAEIHEEKGLPVVVRTVESGPWELWKSYYGRVRASVVQEVGSFVREYITAVNVEVGDTVEEGDVLLELSRETQAADMSAAVADYREAKRNYERKQQLYEAGGVPKQDVEKAYVALKQKKSRLSSVSTAVSRTKVRSEIDGVITHRNAEIGEIAEAGRELLRVTNMEILELVINVPPQDAGTIRKGAPVRVSRDGSVIKGRVKRIDPEATEGTGLYPCIVRLDPVASIYPGTYLEARLLADSRQSVVTVPYEVIRREEGKNYVFVLSGDQVERRSILTGAAQGGLVEVDSRLYPGERIVVRGMESLYDGARVWIQNGREKAVSPDAVPVEP